Within the Halorhabdus rudnickae genome, the region TCCCGCCGTCTCGGCGGCGAGAAACCGGGTGATCGCGCCCGCCGTCTTCGACGCGTTCTGAAGCGACGGCACTACTACATTGTTTTCGGGTGATACTAATAGGTGTTCGGATATTGATGGTCCGCTTTCGGGCCGTCCCTTCAGTGGCCCTCGTCGTGCGGATTCAGCGTCTTGCCGTACTGTTCGAGGTGCTTGGTGTACGCGATAAATTGCGGCGCGTCCGAGTCGAGAAACCCTTGTGTACGGTCGTCGTGGTGAGGGTATGCCCGGCGACGACGGCGTTGCGTCCGTCGAGACGTAGACGGGGTGAGCTGCCGGGATCGACGTTCCGCAGATGGTCCCTTCCGGCCGTGAATCTGTCGTTTGATACGGTCAGATCCACTTCCCTTCCAAATGATATAAGAGTCACGAGCGAGATGTGCCGACAGACCACTCAAATCGAACGGCAGTGAGGTGGTTACAGGGGATACCATGACCGAAAACACCCGAGAGAATGGAGACGACGAGGCACAAGCTGGTGGGGGAGACGGAACCGTCGATTCCGCACCAAGCGAGGGACAGGCAGAGACACAGCCATCCGGTGAACAGGGGCAGTCGGAAGCACCCCGCCGTGAGGGAACGTCGGTGGACAGTCAGCAACAGGGCGGCGGCCAACAGCCTCCACAGGGTCGACAGCAACGGGGTAGCGGCCAACAGCCTCCACAGGGTCGACAGCAACGGGGTAGCGGCCACCAGTCTACCGCAGGCGGGCAGCCAGCCGGCAACTATCAGCCCAGTACCGGGACGAGTCTCGATTCGAACGTCGCGGCAGCACTGTCGTATGCCTTGATATGGCTGTCAGGCCTGGCGTTTCTTGTTATCGAAGAAGAAGACGACTTTGTCCGCTTTCACGCCGCCCAGAGTATCGTTGTCTTCGGCGGGCTGACGGTCGGTTACTTCGTTTTCTCGATGGTTTTCGTGTCGCTTCTGTTCTCGTCCGGAGCGTTCGGGCTGTTTCAGCTGATGCGGCTCCTCTGGCTCGGGGTCGTCGTGCTCTGGCTCGGATTGATGTACATGGCCTACGACGGTCGGTGGTTCCGTGTGCCGGTCGCCGCAGACATCGCCGATAACATCATCTCGGACCAGGGTCCCAGCGGCCAGCCGCGACAACCGCGTGGCCAGCACGTGGCGGGCCATCAGCAAGCCGCCGGTAACCAATCAGCCACCGATCAGCCCGCCTCACGTGGCCAGCAATCCGGACAGCGGACACAGGCCGGCGAACACGACCAGCAGCGACCGACACAGAACCAGTAACCCGCTCGTAGCCGTCGTTTTTCGTGTGATGACCGTTCGGAACCGCGACAACCGCACCCGAGTTCGTTTCCTCAATGCCCTTGTTCGTGGGAGTTCATCATCGTCTCATACTGTACGGCGTGCTCGAGATGCTCGATGAACCGCGGCGTGTCTGGGTCGAAGGGCCGCTGAAGAGCCTCGAAGACCTTCTTCTTGTCCCAGAACTGCAGGCCGCCGATCGCGGAACGGCCCTCCAGATCGTAATAGTCCAGATTGTTTTCGTCAGATTCCGGGCGTCCAGCCCGGCTTTGGTCCGGACGATGACCGACGAATAGTTGTCGCTGGACCCGACCGTGCCTACCCTCAGATCCGCACAGTAGCCGGTGAAATCCGCAGACTCGTCACAGCCCTGGATCACGTCAACCCGACTTCGTCGACGGTCTCCCAAATCTCGTTCTATTCCTCACCCCCGTATTGGGCGGGTGCGGTGGCGGACTCCATCGCCACCTCGCCGATCACCTGGGCTTGCTCGGGCGTGAGGTACCCGCCTGACACCTTTGTCCGCTTCATGAAGAAGTCGTCGTGCTCGCCGTGGGCGTACAGCCCAACCCACTTCAAGAGTTCCTACTCGCCGCCACCCACCCGGTCCTCGATCTAGTCGAAAGAGAGGCCACCCCTCGCGTACACCTGGACGCCCTCGATGACGCCCAGCGGGTGTTTCGCCTGTTTCCACTGTTCGACCGTATTCAGGGCGAACATCTCGCGTGTGAGCCACGAGATCGATAGACGAGCGGTGCGTGTTCCAAGCGACAGTAAGGACTACGAACGGAGCGAACGGCGGTGCCGTGGGCAGTGAGTCTACCGGCGTTCATCCGACTGTCACGTGGTACTGGAACCACACGGATAATCGTGATTGACACGGCGGTACGTGTCAGCACTCGTGGGTAGGGGCGAGGCGTGCCGACAGCTACGACGCAGGAAGGACAGTTCGAAGCGGTGTTCACTCGCCGAGAGTCAGTTGATCGACGACATCCTCGGGATCGAAGCGCTTGAGGTGGTCGTAGCCCTGGCCGGTGCCCAGAAAGAGGATCGGCTTGCCCGTCACGTGGGCGATCGAGATCGCCGCACCACCCTGGGGATCGGTATCGGCCTTCGTGAGGATCGTCCCGTCGATCTCGGCAGCGTCGTCGAACTCCGTCGCGCGGGTGACGGCGTCCTGGCCGGCGACGGCCTCGTCGACGAACAGCGTCATGTCCGGGTCGACGACGCGATCGATCTTCGAAAGTTGATCCATCAACCCCTCGCTGGTGTGGAGTCGTCCGGCCGTATCGCCCAGCACGACGTCCACGTCGTGGGCCTCGGCATATTCGACGGCGTCATAGAGGACGGCCGCCGGATCTCCGCCCTGTTCGTGAGAGATGTAAGGGACGGAAAGCACTTCGGCGTGCTCGCCGAGTTGCTCGTTTGCCCCCGCCCGATAGGTATCACCGTTGGCCAGCACCGAGGAGTAGCCCCGGTCCTCGAGGTAGCGGGCGAGTTTCGCGATTGTGGTCGTCTTCCCGACGCCGTTGACGCCCGTGAAGACGATCACGACTGGTTTCTCATCATCGGCGATTCGCGCTTCGAAGTCGAACTGCCCGACGCTGATGACCTCGTACAGTGCCTCCCGGAGGGCGTCCTGAGCCAGGCTGCCTGTACTCTCCAGTCGGCGGCGCGTCTCCCCGACCAGGTTCGCCTCGACACCCTCGAGAATCTCGCCGGCGACGCTCATCTCGACGTCGCTGCTCAACAGCGTAAGTTCGAGTTCGTCGAGGTGTTCCTGAAGGTCGTCCTCGTCGATGACCGTCTTGCCGGTGGCAAACAGCTTCGCCCGCTCGGCGATGCCACGGTCGTCTTCCCTGGCGTCCTCGTCAGAGCCGTCTTGGGACGGAGCTACCTCAGCACCATCGTCGGGCTCCGTTTCGGATTGCTCTTGGGTTGATGACTGATCGTCCGTCTCTGATTCGGCAGGTACATCGTCGACGGGTTCCGAGCTGTCGCTCTCTTCTTCCTCGTCCGCCTCGGGCTCGGTCTCGACGTCTTCCTCGACGTCGTCGCTGAACTTCCCGAGTTTCTCGCGCAATCCGTCGAACATCGCCTACTCGTCGTCGCCTTCCTGCTGTTGCATCTGCTGCATCTGCTGTTGCATCTGTTGCTGTTGCATCTGCTGGGCGCGCTGCTCGAGGTCTTCGCTCTCGGATTCGAGTTCCGCGATCTCCTCGTTGATCTCCTCGATGCGGTCGTCGATCGTATCCTGCTTGGATTCGAGGGTCTCGACGGCATCATCCTGATCCAGTTCGGCCGCGTAATCCGCGCCGAATCCGACGATGATCTCGTCGATGTCCTGCACTTCGGCGCGGACGTAGGCATCCCCGCCCAGCGGGACCTGAACGGTCTCGCCGCTCTCGATGGCCTCGATAGCCTCCATGGCCTCGTCGATCTCAGTCTGCTCTGCGCGTAGCGACTGGATCTCTTCTTCGAGGGCTTCTTGCTCCTCTTCGATGGCCTCGATTGCCTGTGCCAGTTCCTGTAGTTGCTGCTGGCCGCCGCCTCCGCCACCGAGGCTCATGCGTCGACCCCCTCGATGTCGACCTGCGTGCGCTTCAGCCCGTGTCGGGAGCCGAACTCCGCGAGGATGTGCTCTTCGGCGACGTTCTCGTTCTCGGCCTCGATCTGCTTCTCGAAGGACTGCCAGCCGTCGCGGGCCTGGAAGGACCCGGTGACTGTGAATTCACTCATATCCGGGAATGCGGTGGTCGACGGGGAAGTATCTTCCCATCCACCTTTTCCTGTGGGGTCGCTGAAGCGACCTCCCTTGCAAAAACGTGGGCGAAAAACATCCGGACCCTCCCTTCGGTCGGGTCCGGTGACTCGCCTCGCTGCTCGCGGCTGCACCGCTCTCTTGTTCCGAGGTCTCACTGCGTTCGCCCTCGCTGCTCGCGGCTGCACCGCTCGCCTTTTCGAGATCTTCCCTCGGTCGATCTCGCTGCTCGCGACACTCGGCGTCCGCTCAACGGCGATTGCTGAACCGTTACCGACACCCTCGCAAAATGCGGGCACTCAGTCGATATAGCCGAGCGCGCTCTCGATACGGCCGAGTTCCGGGCCGGTGGTGTTCTGACCGACAACGTAGCCGTTCTCGTTGGCGACCAGCCCCGAGCCGATCAGGGGGCCGCCGTAATTGATCGTCCCCACGTCAGCGGGCACGTCCAGAACGTCCTCCAGCCGGTCGAGTTCGTCGTCGGTCGCCTGTGGGTGTGCGAGGACGCCCCGATTCGTGGCGACCGCCGCCGTACCGACAGTCTGGACACCGGCCAGGTCGCCACGTTCGACCGGGACCTCCAGGGCGTCTTTGACTGCCTGGACGGCCTCCCGGGAGAGGTCGGGATGGACGTACGCCCCGCTGTCGTTGGCGAGGACGACGTTCCCGGCGGCGTTGATCCGCCCCGGGAGTTCCACAACGGGACGGTCAATCGCCTCAGCGAGTCGGTCGCGTTCCCGTTCTGAGATGCGACTCGTGACGAGCAGACCGTTGTCGTTGCCGGTCGCGAGCGCGCCGACGGTGCTCGCGCCGCCGATCGTCGTCTCGACCGTCGGGACGGCGAGTTCCTCACCGAAAGCCGCTTTCAGATCGGATTCGGCGTCCGGCCGCAGGAGTAGGTACTCGTCGGTGGCACGCGCGTAGACGCCGACATACGTCGAACCGGCGAAGGCCGCGCGGAGCAAAGTTACTCGGCGGGCTCTGCTTCGACGACGCTCTCGCCTTCCTCGTCGAAGCGGGCGGCCCGGATACGGACCTTACTCGGTGGGTTCGAGCGACCCTGCGACCAGATCTCCTCGTTGACCGAGGGGTCCAGCCGGACAGCGTCCTCGGCGACCGAGAAGTGCTGGGCGAGGTGGCTGCGGATGATCGACATCGCCCTGTCGGCGCGTTCGCCTTTCGGCTCCGCACTGACGTCACGAAGCGGGACGGTCAGGACCCGCTCCTCGAACTCGTCGGCACTCATTCGTCGGTGTCGCTCCGCCGCCAGTGACGCCGCTTGGGGTTGCGTTGGACGTCCTGGTCGGTCTTCATGATGACCCACGCCGGGACCCGGCTGTTCTGGCGCTCTAGTTTCGCCAGCCGCTTCTTCTTGCCCTTGGATTTTTTGCCCATGGTGTCGATCCGTTCGCCGCCGCGGTTTATATGACTGTTCTTTTCGGTGGCATCGAGGCCCGACGTACAGTCGCGAAGGTTCCGATCGGCCCGTGGCCAGTCAGCCAGCAGGTCGAGACACTGCTCGACGATCGCTGCCGACTCCTCGATGTCCTGTAGCCGAACGTGGACGCGCGAGAAGTTGTCGCCATCGTCTTCGGTGACAAGCAACCAGTCGAGTTCGTCGTAGAGCCATAGGGATCGTCTCGCCGGAGGTCGTACTCGATACCGGAGCCACGGGCGACCGGCCCAGTCACACCGTAGGCCTTCGCCACCTCCGGCGACAACGGTCCAGTGTCGAGACACTGGAGCTGGAAACGCTCGTTGTGCGTCAGTAAGTCCGAGCTGAGATTAGCTACTTATCTAACCGTTGATGGGATCTCAAGAGCATATATTAAATCGCCACACCAGAGCGCTGCGTTCGCCTCGGGAAGTGAGAATCGGTCCTGCTAAAGCGCACTGCTGACGACAACCGTCGACGCTGGCGATTATCGGACGACTGCGCGCCGAAAGGGGCTAGTCCGGACCTCCTTCAGCCGCCCCCGACGTCGACATCAGTAAAGAGGACCCCAGCCACGCGCAAGTCAGCGGTGACCCGGCACCGGCAGGATCACATCTCGGAGGACAGCAACACGGACCGACCGGTGAACGAGGGACTCATACTGCCGGCTGTACGTTCGTACAGCTATTCGACACCACCGTAGTGGCGCATTCCGTGAGTTCGGTACAGCCGGCATATCACTCACCACCTCCGTCCCGGAACGAGATCGACCGCCGAGCGGCGAGAATCGTCGGCAATACGCCGACCGCCAGGGCCAGCGGGATCCACATCGCTGGCCTGATTCCCTGTGCTTCGGCAACGAATCTCATTACCATGGGGACCAGTGCGAAACTGATCGACGAGGAGACCGCGGCGATGGCGTTGACAGGGGCACTGTACTCCGGGGCGGCGTCGGTCCCGAACGCGACCAACAGGGGGTAGACGCCCGAGACGAGCATCCCCAGACAGAACACCGCTGGGAACGTCGCCAGCCCGGAGACGACGAAAAACGAGATGAAAAACGTGGGCAACAGAAGGAGCTCTATCCCGACGAGCAACACACTGTAGTCGTAGCGCTCGACGATGGCTGTCGCCACGAACCGACCGGGGACGTACGCGATCGTGAACGCCGACAACAGCAGGTTCGCGTCCGACTGAACGAGACCCGCAGCCTCGATCCCGAACGTCGGCAGCCAGAGGAACAGATCCCCCTCCAGGCCAGTGTGAAAGAACATCGCTAGCGCCATCGCGGCGATCTCTTTGGTCCCCAGGAGCGCCACCAGCGCCTCGCGATCGAGGATCGCTTCCCGACCCTCCTCGAAGGGGAGGTCCAACCGCCAGACGAACGCGACCACCGGGACGGGCGCGGCGGCCAGCCCGAAGTAAGCCAACCGCCAGTCGCCCAGCGCGATCGCGGCGGTCATCACCAGCGGGCCGGCGGCCGAGCCAACCGCCCACGCCAGATCGTACATCCCGAACGCCCGACCCCGAGAATCGGGGTAGAGGTGGCTGAGCATCGGGCGATCAAGCCCACGGATGATCCCGTCCCCCAGGCCGCGAACGACCAGAACAGCGAGGAATGAAAGGAACGTCGGGGCGAGTTCAGTCCACCGATCGCTCACTGGACGGCTTCGATCGCCTCGCCCAGCGTGAACGCCCCCTCGTAGAGCGCACTCCCGACGACGACGGCTGCCGCGCCTGCGTCTTGGAGGGCGCGAACGTCCTCGATCGAGGCAACGCCGCCACTGGCGATGACCGGAATATCAACCGCCTCGACGACGCGCTCGACGGGACCGGTCCGGACGCCCTCCAGCCGTCCCTCGACGTCGACGTCGGTAAAGAGGATGCCGGCGGCACCGAGGTCGGCGTATCTAGCCGCTGCCTCGGCGGGGTCGAGACCGGTCCCTTCGGTCCACCCCGAGACGACGACCTCGCCGTCGCTGGCGTCGAGGCTAACGAGGACGCTCCCTGAATGGGTCTCGCTGATCTCGGCGACGATCTCGGGGCGTTCGACAGCGGCAGTCCCGAGGATGACCCGGTCGACGCCGGCATCGAGGAGGTCCCGGGCATCCTCGGCCGTGCGGATGCCGCCGCCCAGTTGCACGTCGACGTCGACGGCCCCGAGTATCGCCTCGATGGCGTCAGCGTTCGCGCGTTCGCCCTCGAAAGCCCCGTCGAGATCGACGAGATGCAGGGTCTGGGCGCCAGCCGCGACCCAGCGCCCGGCCGCGTCGACGGGATCGCCGTAGGTCTTGCCCGTGCCGCGCTCGCCGCCCACCAACTGAACGACCTGACCGTCCTGCATGTCGACGGCCGGGATCACCTCGAATTCCGGGAACATATCACGATCCCGGGCGCCCGACGCGTAAAGAATATCGGTCGTCGAACGATCGAGATGCCGGGAGACACACAACAAAGGGCAGAAGTGTCTTCACTCGTAGCGGTCGCTGTCTGTCATCTGCCGTGGCCGGCAACGAGTGTCGAATCGGCCGGGAAAATACCAAGACAACGAACCACCGCGTCATCGACGCCCAGAACCGACGCACTGTCGAGGGTGCGTAACTTGCCGGCGACGTGAGAACGACTGCGGGCGCAAACGAGGAACAGACGGCGAACGTCCGTCAGATCCGGGAGGCGGTCGAACGGCTGAACCGCGAGGAGTAAACGGGATCAGGAGGCCGCCGACTCAGGTCGGCCCAGTGACAGCGACGGATACCACCCGGCCAGCGCGGGAAGGTATACCCCGAGAACGCGATCCAGAAGGATCGCCGAGGCAGCGACCTCGCCCGGCACCCCGAGCGCGACGAAGACGACCGTCGCCGTCGCCTCCGTGATCCCGATGCCGCCAGGCGTCACCGGGAGGAGCGTGACGCTGTATGCCGCCACGAGGTACAGCGGGAGGGCAATCGCCGGTTCGACGCTCGCGCCGAAGGCACCAAACAGCAGCCAGACCCGGACCCCGGAAGCAAGGACGTGTTTGATCGCCCACCCGGCCGCGTACCGGACCCAGACGCGCGCCAGGACGAGCAGTTCCCGGAACGTCGCGGTCGACTCCGCCGTGAACCCGACCAGCCCCTCCATCCGGTCGGCCACGGCGTCCCCGACGACTGGCAGGCGGGCGAACAGCCGCCGGAGAACGGCCAGCAGGCGGTCGAAAGCCGTGAGGTTGGCCCCACCGAACAGGACGGCCAGACCCGCGAGGAGGTACAGCCCGATCGAAAGCGCGAGCAGGAGAGCGATCCCGACGGACAGTCGGGGGAGTGCGACCGCCAGGCCGACCGCCGCGACCAGGGCATAACAGAGCGCGAACATGGCCGTGTGGAGAGCGGCGACAGCCGTCGCGTCCGGGAGAGTCATGCCGGTGAAGCTTCGGATGACGAACGGCGCGGCGACCCGCCCGGAGAGCCGCGAAGGGAGCAACTGGTTGACGAAATTGACGACGAGATCGACGCGTGCGGCGTCACGGAACCGGGTGGGACCGAGACGGTCGATCAGGACGTAGTAAGTGTCGAAGCGACCCAGCAGTCCGACGACGGTTACACCCAACAGCGCGAGGACAGTCGCAGGATCGAGACGCCCAAGCAGCGACCACACGGCCCCGAGGTCGATCTGCGTGAGCAACCAGTACAGCGCGCCAATGGCGACGGCGTACTGCACCAGCGTGATCGCGATCGCTCTGGGCGAACGTCGAGCCACGCTATCGCGCCTCGTTGTCCGCTGCCGTCGTCGGTGCGGTTCTCGCGTCGGTCGCTTCGAGGATCCGCCGCAGGCTCGTGAACGCGTAGGGCTGAGCGAGGATCCGTTCGAGTGCCCGACGCATCCAGGCACCTGTTCGGAACGTGACCCGGCGGGGTACCCCCTCGACAGCAGGCAGATCGACGAACTCCCAGGGGTGGACGTACAGGACAGGCGCGATGCCGCGGCGGGCGAGCAGTCTCATGCCGAGAATCGTATAGCGGACGCCGAACAGCCGGAGCCAGAAGCCGGTCAGCGGGAGCCGCAGGCCGGGCATCACGCTCGTGGGTATCGCCGTGACCCCGTCTGGCGCCGTCGGATCGACGTGAGTCGCCGGGGCCGGATGCTGCAGGCGATACTCGCCGCCGTAGAACCCCGGAATCCGCCGGCTGGCAACGACGCTCGCGTCGTAGGTGTAGCCGACCGCGGAAAGCGCATGGAAGTGCTCGGGACCGAAGTCGAACGCGGGCGCGCGAAATCCCTCGACGGTTGTGCCGGTCGTCGTCTCCAGCCGTTCCTTCGAGCGACGGAGTTCCGCGTACCGTTCGGCGGGTTCCAGATCGGTCAGGAGTCGGTGCGTGTGAGTGTGCGAGCCGATCTCGTGATCGGCGGCAAGCGAACGGACGGCCTCGGGATAGGTGTCGGCGATCTCGGAAACAACGAAACAGGTCGCCGTGGCGTTTGCTGCTTGCAGGGCGTCCCGGAGGAACGCCAGCCCGTCCAGGCCGATCCCCTCGCGATCGGTCGATCCGGAAGCGGCCCGGTAGGCCGGCGTCTGGGAGAACAGCTCGACGTCGATCGTCAGGGCCGCGTACTCACTCATCGGAGCGGTCCCGGAGTTCGGCCTCCAGTAGGCTGACCTGTTCGTTGAGCCGCGAGACACGGTCGTAGAGCCGGCCGATTCGGTTCAGCAGGTAGATGACGAGGACGAACAGCGTCAGGTTCGAGATGACCAGGATCGCCCGGGCCTTGAGTTCGAGCCCGAGGACGGTCGCGATCACCTCGAAAACGTTGGGGAACGCGGCGACGAACAACAGCCCGGCACCGACCGCGAGGGAGGCGACGAACAGGGCCATCGCCTCCCGGCCGCGCTGGACCAGGTAGTACCCGTTGGCGAGAAAGAGCACGCCCACGAGCCCGGCCACGAGATTGACGACGGAGTATGCCATAGTTAGCGAAAGAGCAGTACCCGGAGGACGACGTCGGCCATCCGGAAGGGGTAGCGGACGAACGTATCCAACGTGAACTGTGATTCGCCGGTCTCGCGGGTCGGCATCGCCACCGACACCTCGACGATACGCTGGTCGCGACGTGCGGCATCGAGGGTCTGTTCGACCGCCCAGTGGTCGTCCGAACGATGCAGGATGTCGGCGAGGGCGTCGACGCGGTAGACCCGAAAGCCGCTGGTCACGTCGGTCACGTCGACGCCGCCCAGAACGTTGACCACGCCCGTGAAAAAACGGATCCCGGCACGGCGCACCAGCGAGTACTCCGCGAGGCTCCCGTTGCGATAGCGGCTGGCGATCACCATGTCGGCCTCGTCGGCCGCCTCCAGCAGCCGCGGGATCGCTCCGGGGTCGTGTTGACCGTCGGCATCGATCTGGAGGACGAAGTCGTAGTCGTGGTCGATCGCGTACTGGTAGCCGGTTCGGACCGCGCCGCCGACGCCGGTGTTGAAGACGTGTTCGATCACCGTCGCGCCGTGCTCGCGGGCGAGGTCGGCGGTGCCGTCGCTGGAGCCGTCGTCGACGACGACGATCTCCTCGACGTGCTCGCGCGTGCCTTCGATCACCGGGCCGATCGTGTCGGCCTCGTTGTACGCGGGCAGGACGGCAACGGTTCGCACTACTACCGAGGCGGCCGGGAAGTCACTTAGAGGTGACGTTCCCGCGGGAAGCGTCGGACAGTGACTGCCCTCCAGCGGCCGCACGCGCATGGAAGGGACTTAATGGACCCGGCCCGTCCCCTCCAGCGATGACACGGACCGTCGTCCTCGGGCTTGACGGTGCCAGCTGGCGGCTGCTGGACCCGTGGCTGGAATCGGGCGAGTTACCGAACTTCGCCGCCTTCCGCGAGGAGAGCGCCTGGGCCGAGACCGAGAGTTGTCTGCCGCCCGTGACCTTCCCCAACTGGAAGTGCTACTCGTCGGGAAAGAACCCTGGAAAGTTCGGCGTCTACTGGTTCGAGCGCGTCGACCTCGCCGAGGGGACCATCGAGGTGACCAACGGCGGGGACTTCCTGACCGCGGAGCTGTGGGACTATCTCAACGACGACGGGCAGCGCGCGGGCGTAGTGAACATGCCGACGATGTACCCGCCCCGGGAGATCGACGGCCCGATCGTCTGTGGCGGCCCGGACGCCGTCGAGGGGGAGTACCGCTCGATCGAGGAAGGATACACGACGCCCGCGGAACTGGCAGCCGAACTCGAGGAGCGCTTCGACTATCAGGTCCATCCCGAACCGCTGCTCTCGAGCAACGACGAGCGTGGGGCCGAGGTCGATGCCATCCTCGACCTGCTGGAGACGCGCCTGGAGGTCGCCGTGACGCTGCTGGAGGAGCAGGATCTCGAGTTCGTCCACGTTACCCTGTTCTACCTGAACGTCCTCCAGCACTTCTTCTGGAACGACGAGCCGACCGTGCGGGCCTACCGACTCATCGACGAGTGGATCGGTCGGCTCCGGGAGCGTCCGGACACCAATCTCGTGATCATGTCCGATCACGGCTGTGGCCCGACGACGACGGAGTTCTACATCAACGAGTGGCTGGCCGAGAACGGCTATCAGGCCCGCACGGCGAGCGTCGACAACGTCTTCCAGAAGGTCGGCCTCGACCGCGAGAACGTCCTTGCGATCGCCAAACGGCTGGGGATGGTCGACCTGCTCGCGGCGGTGGTCCCCGAGGGGATCCAGCAACTGGTTCCCCAGCGGGCCGGACTCAAGCGCGGGCGGAAACTGGAGGCGATCGATCTCCCGAACACGAAGGCCGTCGCCAGCGCCCAGGGGCCGATCTATCTCAATCC harbors:
- a CDS encoding DUF4870 domain-containing protein, with protein sequence MTENTRENGDDEAQAGGGDGTVDSAPSEGQAETQPSGEQGQSEAPRREGTSVDSQQQGGGQQPPQGRQQRGSGQQPPQGRQQRGSGHQSTAGGQPAGNYQPSTGTSLDSNVAAALSYALIWLSGLAFLVIEEEDDFVRFHAAQSIVVFGGLTVGYFVFSMVFVSLLFSSGAFGLFQLMRLLWLGVVVLWLGLMYMAYDGRWFRVPVAADIADNIISDQGPSGQPRQPRGQHVAGHQQAAGNQSATDQPASRGQQSGQRTQAGEHDQQRPTQNQ
- the ftsY gene encoding signal recognition particle-docking protein FtsY, translated to MFDGLREKLGKFSDDVEEDVETEPEADEEEESDSSEPVDDVPAESETDDQSSTQEQSETEPDDGAEVAPSQDGSDEDAREDDRGIAERAKLFATGKTVIDEDDLQEHLDELELTLLSSDVEMSVAGEILEGVEANLVGETRRRLESTGSLAQDALREALYEVISVGQFDFEARIADDEKPVVIVFTGVNGVGKTTTIAKLARYLEDRGYSSVLANGDTYRAGANEQLGEHAEVLSVPYISHEQGGDPAAVLYDAVEYAEAHDVDVVLGDTAGRLHTSEGLMDQLSKIDRVVDPDMTLFVDEAVAGQDAVTRATEFDDAAEIDGTILTKADTDPQGGAAISIAHVTGKPILFLGTGQGYDHLKRFDPEDVVDQLTLGE
- the pfdA gene encoding prefoldin subunit alpha → MSLGGGGGGQQQLQELAQAIEAIEEEQEALEEEIQSLRAEQTEIDEAMEAIEAIESGETVQVPLGGDAYVRAEVQDIDEIIVGFGADYAAELDQDDAVETLESKQDTIDDRIEEINEEIAELESESEDLEQRAQQMQQQQMQQQMQQMQQQEGDDE
- the rpl18a gene encoding 50S ribosomal protein L18Ae — translated: MSEFTVTGSFQARDGWQSFEKQIEAENENVAEEHILAEFGSRHGLKRTQVDIEGVDA
- a CDS encoding translation initiation factor IF-6, with amino-acid sequence MLRAAFAGSTYVGVYARATDEYLLLRPDAESDLKAAFGEELAVPTVETTIGGASTVGALATGNDNGLLVTSRISERERDRLAEAIDRPVVELPGRINAAGNVVLANDSGAYVHPDLSREAVQAVKDALEVPVERGDLAGVQTVGTAAVATNRGVLAHPQATDDELDRLEDVLDVPADVGTINYGGPLIGSGLVANENGYVVGQNTTGPELGRIESALGYID
- a CDS encoding 50S ribosomal protein L31e; this translates as MSADEFEERVLTVPLRDVSAEPKGERADRAMSIIRSHLAQHFSVAEDAVRLDPSVNEEIWSQGRSNPPSKVRIRAARFDEEGESVVEAEPAE
- a CDS encoding 50S ribosomal protein L39e, whose translation is MGKKSKGKKKRLAKLERQNSRVPAWVIMKTDQDVQRNPKRRHWRRSDTDE
- a CDS encoding MFS transporter yields the protein MSDRWTELAPTFLSFLAVLVVRGLGDGIIRGLDRPMLSHLYPDSRGRAFGMYDLAWAVGSAAGPLVMTAAIALGDWRLAYFGLAAAPVPVVAFVWRLDLPFEEGREAILDREALVALLGTKEIAAMALAMFFHTGLEGDLFLWLPTFGIEAAGLVQSDANLLLSAFTIAYVPGRFVATAIVERYDYSVLLVGIELLLLPTFFISFFVVSGLATFPAVFCLGMLVSGVYPLLVAFGTDAAPEYSAPVNAIAAVSSSISFALVPMVMRFVAEAQGIRPAMWIPLALAVGVLPTILAARRSISFRDGGGE
- the hisA gene encoding 1-(5-phosphoribosyl)-5-[(5-phosphoribosylamino)methylideneamino]imidazole-4-carboxamide isomerase; this translates as MFPEFEVIPAVDMQDGQVVQLVGGERGTGKTYGDPVDAAGRWVAAGAQTLHLVDLDGAFEGERANADAIEAILGAVDVDVQLGGGIRTAEDARDLLDAGVDRVILGTAAVERPEIVAEISETHSGSVLVSLDASDGEVVVSGWTEGTGLDPAEAAARYADLGAAGILFTDVDVEGRLEGVRTGPVERVVEAVDIPVIASGGVASIEDVRALQDAGAAAVVVGSALYEGAFTLGEAIEAVQ
- a CDS encoding lysylphosphatidylglycerol synthase transmembrane domain-containing protein, with the protein product MARRSPRAIAITLVQYAVAIGALYWLLTQIDLGAVWSLLGRLDPATVLALLGVTVVGLLGRFDTYYVLIDRLGPTRFRDAARVDLVVNFVNQLLPSRLSGRVAAPFVIRSFTGMTLPDATAVAALHTAMFALCYALVAAVGLAVALPRLSVGIALLLALSIGLYLLAGLAVLFGGANLTAFDRLLAVLRRLFARLPVVGDAVADRMEGLVGFTAESTATFRELLVLARVWVRYAAGWAIKHVLASGVRVWLLFGAFGASVEPAIALPLYLVAAYSVTLLPVTPGGIGITEATATVVFVALGVPGEVAASAILLDRVLGVYLPALAGWYPSLSLGRPESAAS
- a CDS encoding polysaccharide deacetylase family protein; the encoded protein is MSEYAALTIDVELFSQTPAYRAASGSTDREGIGLDGLAFLRDALQAANATATCFVVSEIADTYPEAVRSLAADHEIGSHTHTHRLLTDLEPAERYAELRRSKERLETTTGTTVEGFRAPAFDFGPEHFHALSAVGYTYDASVVASRRIPGFYGGEYRLQHPAPATHVDPTAPDGVTAIPTSVMPGLRLPLTGFWLRLFGVRYTILGMRLLARRGIAPVLYVHPWEFVDLPAVEGVPRRVTFRTGAWMRRALERILAQPYAFTSLRRILEATDARTAPTTAADNEAR
- a CDS encoding DUF2304 domain-containing protein: MAYSVVNLVAGLVGVLFLANGYYLVQRGREAMALFVASLAVGAGLLFVAAFPNVFEVIATVLGLELKARAILVISNLTLFVLVIYLLNRIGRLYDRVSRLNEQVSLLEAELRDRSDE
- a CDS encoding glycosyltransferase family 2 protein, translating into MRTVAVLPAYNEADTIGPVIEGTREHVEEIVVVDDGSSDGTADLAREHGATVIEHVFNTGVGGAVRTGYQYAIDHDYDFVLQIDADGQHDPGAIPRLLEAADEADMVIASRYRNGSLAEYSLVRRAGIRFFTGVVNVLGGVDVTDVTSGFRVYRVDALADILHRSDDHWAVEQTLDAARRDQRIVEVSVAMPTRETGESQFTLDTFVRYPFRMADVVLRVLLFR